From a single Brassica napus cultivar Da-Ae chromosome C9, Da-Ae, whole genome shotgun sequence genomic region:
- the LOC111209908 gene encoding uncharacterized protein LOC111209908, translating to MLCYMYYVLISQFDAAKLRKLRPSFKENGGTVKAGNASSIRQEIRYLPVTSMGWSLGEGAIHSVETAILTTNLFQTVGDNACVRMKILHKYGILWNMEFSEDSNIGYSQGIFCCVCETARGRSISGYGLCRYSNPANYLLRPNRLDLLFFVFVSSIWCFGFVRRRRRECW from the exons ATGCTTTGCTACATGTACTATGTCTTAATATCTCAATTTGATGCTGCAAAACTGAGAAAACTCCGTCCGAGTTTCAAGGAGAATGGAGGCACTGTTAAAGCAGGAAATGCCTCTAGCATAAG GCAGGAGATTAGGTATTTACCTGTAACTTCTATGGGTTGGTCATTGGGGGAGGGGGCTATCCATTCCGTTGAAACAGCGATCCTTACAACCAACTTATTCCAGACGGTAGGAGACAACGCGTGTGTACGG ATGAAGATTTTACATAAATATgggatcttatggaatatggaATTTTCAGAGGATTCGAATATTGGATATAGTCAAGGAATTTTCTGTTGTGTGTGTGAAACGGCGAGAGGGAGATCGATAAGTGGATATGGGCTATGTAGATATTCAAATCCAGCGAATTATCTTCTGAGGCCAAACCGTTTGGATTTGCTATTCTTCGTGTTCGTCTCTAGTATATGGTGTTTTGGATTTGTGCgcagaaggagaagagagtgTTGGTAG